A stretch of Mastacembelus armatus chromosome 1, fMasArm1.2, whole genome shotgun sequence DNA encodes these proteins:
- the LOC113128448 gene encoding zinc finger protein Gfi-1b-like: MPRSFLVKRGGLHHLRTAARSPSPGSNLVPFSQLEKKMGSWDTSLEYCTAETPDNKPVSVTLLNQDLPPSNYSSGSGNHQPQNPKSYDCRPAEPLRTVSPINTSSPMDKVITHLIAPSQCSRPLVSPGYPDKLSVGLGDLTQHPQILRETRSSGCSKISALKQECPLCSKIFSCLSSLKTHICKSHGSRAPLSATHIKSSRTSTNQSPCSSKERTFGCTVCGKVFKRSSTLSTHLLIHSDTRPYPCQYCGKRFHQKSDMKKHTFIHTGEKPHVCQICGKAFSQSSNLITHSRKHRDDRPYRCPRCFYSFQHKVDLRQHQEHLCAYC; encoded by the exons ATGCCTCGTTCTTTCTTGGTGAAGCGAGGAGGGCTGCACCACCTTCGGACCGCAGCAAGAAGTCCCAGCCCTGGATCGAACCTGGTACCGTTCAGCCAGCTAGAAAAAAAGATGGGGTCCTGGGACACATCCTTGGAGTACTGCACAGCAGAAACGCCAGATAATAAGCCAGTGTCCGTCACATTATTAAATCAGGACCTTCCTCCTTCCAATTACTCTAGTGGAAGTGGGAACCATCAGCCACAGAATCCCAAATCCTATG ACTGTAGACCTGCTGAACCCCTGAGGACCGTCAGTCCAATCAACACCTCTAGTCCCATGGACAAAGTCATCACTCACCTTATCGCACCATCTCAATGTTCCCGGCCTCTTGTGAGCCCAGGATATCCGGACAAACTCTCCGTGGGGCTGGGAGACTTGACTCAGCACCCTCAGATCCTGAGGGAGACCAGGAGCAGCGGCTGCTCGAAGATCAGCGCTCTGAAGCAGGAGTGCCCACTCTGTAGCAAA atattttcatgtctgtctaGTTTGAAGACTCACATATGCAAAAGTCATGGAAGCAGAGCACCTCTGTCAGCAACGCACATCAAGTCCAGCAGGACAAGTACTAATCAGTCACCATGCAGTAGCAAG GAGCGGACATTTGGCTGTACAGTGTGTGGAAAAGTCTTCAAGCGCTCCTCCACCCTGTCCACTCACCTGCTCATACATTCAGACACCCGGCCGTATCCCTGCCAGTACTGTGGCAAACGCTTCCACCAGAAGTCTGACATGAAGAAACACACCTTCATACACACTG gAGAGAAGCCCCATGTGTGTCAGATATGTGGGAAGGCGTTCAGCCAGAGCTCCAACCTTATCACCCACAGCCGTAAACACAGGGACGACCGGCCCTACCGCTGCCCCCGCTGCTTCTACAGCTTCCAGCACAAAGTGGACCTGCGGCAGCACCAGGAGCACCTCTGCGCCTACTGCTGA